In Mucinivorans hirudinis, the DNA window TTTGCAAAACGGACAGTTGGTCAAAAAATATCGAATCGAGGGCAAGACAGATAGAGGGTGGCAAGTACTGACCACGGGTGAGTCCATCGGACATAAGAGAATTGAACGCATAGATGATGTGGAGGTTAGTGGATTAAGGATTGTTTTTGAAGATAGTTTGGCATCGCCATATATCAAAAATTTCGAGGCGTATTACGTGGTAGAAAATCTCTCTTGGGGCGAAAGCTCGCTAGGGTTGCCCATTACGATAATGAATTGGCAATACGATGATTTTGAACAGCAAGATAAATACGTTGAGATTGATTTGACAAAATACATTACTGAAATAGGAACTTATGAGATTGATTTTCTCGAAACTTCTCGATTGGACGATGGGCGGGATTGCAAACTTTATATAAGAGAGTGGAGTGTGGAGATGTATGGTTCTATCAGGGACGAGTCAATTACTAAGGATGAGAAACATAATCGGCTGAAAATTGTCCGCTCACAACAGACTTTGGACAATTTTCCAACTATTTTGAAGTTGAAAATAGCTCGTGGCGAAGGACGTTCGGCAGGTGACATCACCATTGTCAGACAAAAATACGAATAACAACCTAAACTTAACATAATTATGGCTATTTCGAGAAAAGATTTTCTGAGAATCGGCGGCGCAGCGGCACTTTTCACCATTGTTCCGCGTAAGGTGCTGGGAGGCACAGGTTTTACTGCTCCCAGCGACCAGCTCACAAAGGGTATCATCGGCGTGGGCGCAATGGGGCGCGGGCACTATCCCTATGCAGGCACACGGCTTGTGGCGGTATGCGACGCGGATTCAGACCGCCTTGCGGCGGGAGCAAAGGCTGCTCCGGAGAAGGTGGCATCTTATCGGGATTATCGCGACCTCATCCGCGATGCAAACGTAGACATTGTCCACATCGCTACCCCACCCCACTGGCACGGCATAATGGCTGTGGAGGCTGCCGCTGCCGGCAAAGATATTTGGTGCGAAAAGCCTATGACACGCACAATCGGCGAGGGCAAACGAGTGATGGAAGCCGTAAAACAGCACGGCAATATCTTCCGCCTGAACACTTGGTTTCGCTTCGACGACAACTTCTACGGGATGGGAACAACGGTCAAACCAATCAAAAAATTGGTAGAGAGCGGTTTATTAGGTTGGCCCCTGACGGTTACCGTGGGTGCACACACCGGTTTCAACTGGAAGTTCTACTGGGTTGGCAAGGAGCACCTTGCGCCCGAGGTTGTTCCCGCAAATTTGGACTACGAAATGTGGCTCGGTCCTGCCCCCTATAAGCCCTACAATGCGCACCGCACCCACGGAACGTTCCGTGGGTATTGGGACTATGATGGTGGTGGATTGGGTGATATGGGACAGCACTACTTAGACCCCGTGCAATATTTCTTGGGCAAGGACAACGAGTCGCCCGTGAAGGTAGAGGTCAATGCTCCTGCTCAGCACCACGATGCGGTGGGTACGTGGCGACAGATTATATATACATATGCGGATGGGTGTAAAATCATTCTAAACGGCGAGGAATATGGCGACCCGAATGCCCCCTATATCGAGGGTCCGAAGGGTAAACTCTACCCCGGTTTCCGCTCCGACATTCCAAATTTGGAGTTCAAGTTGGCAGAATTCCCTGACCCCGCACCACAAAATACCGATTTTGTGGAGTGCGTGAAAAATCGTCAAAAATTTGCTCTGAACGAAATAAACGGTTTCCGTTCAGCGACTTTGGTGAATATGGCGCTCTGTGCACTGAGGGTAAATCGCACGCTGGAGTTTGATTCCAATGGGCTTTGCTTCGTTGGCGACGAAGAGGCTAACAGGTTGATTAATCAGCCGATGCGCTCGCCCTGGAATATATAATTGCAAACCGCGGAGACAGCGTATGCCCAGTCTCTACATTGAACAAAACAATAAATGAAAAAAATATTTCTATTACTACTATTACTGCCTCTGTTGGCGGTAGCTCAGTCGCCCGCAAATCGAGCAGCGAAGACGGTTGTGGCTGACGTGCTGGCACAAATGCCGGCAAAAAATGTAAAAATATATGACCAATATATGGCAGACCTCCTCTCTTGTGGCGATGAGGGCTTAAATATTTTGATGGAAGCCTATCAACCCAATGCAGATAACACTGCTTCAGGTTATGCAATCGGCGGACTATCCTACTTCGTAACAACGCCGGGCAAGGATGAGGCGCGCCAAGCGGTGCAAAAAGCGGTGTTGAACGCCCTCGAAAAATCGACAGACCGCGAGGTTAAAGCCTTCTTTATCAGCCAGTTGGACATCGTTGGCGACAACTCAACCCTAGGGGCAATGATGAAGTATGCCGCCAACAAGGAGCTTTCGCAAGACGCTGTAAATGTTATCGTTACAATCGGAACACACGGAGCAATAGAGGCAGCTGAGGCAATTTTTGAGAAAATTCCCAACCGAATGGTTGCGGCAAAGATGGCGGGCGATTTGGCACTTTCGTCCAAAGAAGCAGTATTGATAGGCTGGCTCAAAGATGCAGATGTAAACCTCACGAAAGCAATATACTACGCTCTATCGAAAGCCGGTACTGAGAAATCAGTGAAAATTCTTGCTGATGCTGCCGCCAAGGCGAACTTCAAGTACGATGCCGCGGACGCGCTCACGAGCTATTTGACGATTTTGGGACGCTATCCCGATGCGAAGACCTTGGACAATCTCATCAAATCCAAGGATGCGAATGTTCGCATTGCAGCTATGAACATTATTGCCTCAACAAAGGGCAAAGCTGTTCTTCCTTATGCTCTTAAGGCGATGGAATCACCCAGTCGCGAGTACCGCAACGGTGCCCTTGCAGCAGCTGCACCTTTTGCCGACGACGTTTTTTATGCCAAACTTGCAAAATACAACAACGTTGATGTTATCGCTTTCTTTGGCAACCAAAAGGCAGCTTCTCAGACCGCCTATTTAATAAAGGCTTTGCAAGGCGAAAACTACGCTGAGGCGGCGGTGGCACTCGGCAAAATCGCTACGCCTGAGGCTACTGCGGCATTGGTTGCTAAGATGGATAATGAGGCTGTTTGCGAGGTTCTCACTTGGTACAAACCCAACATTGACAAGGAGTTGACAGCAGCTATCGGCAATGAAAACAGTCGCAAGGCGGCTTTGAAATTGATAGGTGCGCGCCGTGTAACGTCGGCTTTTGACAAGGTGGTGGCTATGGGTGAAAACTCTGAGGCAATCGCTGCATTAGATAAAATTGCTACGGCTCAAAATTTTGATGTTCTGGCAGATTTGTTTGCGAAAACCCCATCTCTTTACGAAAAGGCTTTTGCATCTACCATAGAGCAGATGCCAAAGGATGAGGCACTTGCGAAAATAACAAAACTTATTGCCAAAAATGAAACTTTTTTCCCTGCACTGGCTATTGTCAATACACCGGCGGCTTTTGCAGTAGTCAAAAAAGGTATCAATGAGGGCAAGAATATTGCGCAGCTAACAGCACTATTTTGGAAAGGCAAAGAGGCTCTTCCGTTTATCATCGCTGAGTTTGAAGCAGCACCATCTGACCCACTTTTGGGTAATTATCTTCGAGTTGTCAAAGATGGCGGATTTAACGATGTTCAACGCCTGATTCACCTACGCAAAATCCTTGATATTGCCAAAAGCGACAATCAGCGTAACCAAATCCTGAAAGAGATTGCCAAATGCAACACTTTTAATAGTTTGATTGTTGCGGCAGACTATATCAACAATCCGGCTACGGAACAATCAGCCGGCAATATTGTTGTTGCAGTTATCGGCAAAGATAAAGAGTACGCATATTGGGGTGCAGATACAAAGGCACTTCTACAAAAGTTTGTAAAGGTGCGCAAAGGTGGAGATGCCTCATACGAAATCACGGCTATCAACAAATATCTGGCGGAAGCTCCCGCCGAGGCAGGCTATGTTAAAGCATTTAACGGCAAGAACCTCGACGGTTGGAAAGGGCTTGTTCAAAACCCTGTTGCTCGCCGCAAAATGACCCCCGCACAGCTCGCCGAAGCACAGAAAAAGGCTGATGAGGTGATGGCGAAAGAGTGGTTTACAAAAGATGGCGTATTGCACTTCACGGGCAAGGGCGAAAATATCTGCACGGCAAAGGATTACGGAGACTTCGAGATGTGGGTCGATTGGCGCATCGGCAAACACGGTGACAGCGGCATCTA includes these proteins:
- a CDS encoding putative NADH-dependent dehydrogenase, which codes for MAISRKDFLRIGGAAALFTIVPRKVLGGTGFTAPSDQLTKGIIGVGAMGRGHYPYAGTRLVAVCDADSDRLAAGAKAAPEKVASYRDYRDLIRDANVDIVHIATPPHWHGIMAVEAAAAGKDIWCEKPMTRTIGEGKRVMEAVKQHGNIFRLNTWFRFDDNFYGMGTTVKPIKKLVESGLLGWPLTVTVGAHTGFNWKFYWVGKEHLAPEVVPANLDYEMWLGPAPYKPYNAHRTHGTFRGYWDYDGGGLGDMGQHYLDPVQYFLGKDNESPVKVEVNAPAQHHDAVGTWRQIIYTYADGCKIILNGEEYGDPNAPYIEGPKGKLYPGFRSDIPNLEFKLAEFPDPAPQNTDFVECVKNRQKFALNEINGFRSATLVNMALCALRVNRTLEFDSNGLCFVGDEEANRLINQPMRSPWNI